From one Candidatus Chromulinivoraceae bacterium genomic stretch:
- a CDS encoding ABC transporter ATP-binding protein, translating into MNDNIAIKIAHIHKTFKLPHEKQNTLKGMIINFGKRGYETQHVLKGLNIDVHKGEFLGILGRNGSGKSTLLKVLSGIYTPDEGHVDINGKLTPFIELGVGFNPELSGRDNVFLNGALLGFSRSEVAKIYDEIVAFAELERFMDQKLKNYSSGMQVRLAFSIAIQANTDILVLDEVLAVGDEAFQRKCYDYFNELKQKGKTVVLVTHDMSAVQRFCTRAIVLNKGKVIFDGDTEPATDVYRGLNFESTDDSSKKNNRRRQHSSKNIAKSSTITDLKITDLEGTEKALFKPAEAFIVESSITFKENIEKPSILLTFNNPGGMILSALDTNLMERKLKPVKAGQTITIKWKLDGIYNDGKYLVSVTVTDESDQSVSSRMDEGCEFNVIGWDMPNVLLHPKINYSIDIT; encoded by the coding sequence ATGAATGACAATATTGCAATTAAAATCGCTCATATACATAAAACGTTTAAACTGCCACATGAAAAGCAAAATACGCTTAAGGGTATGATCATTAACTTCGGCAAACGAGGTTACGAAACCCAACACGTTTTAAAGGGCTTGAACATTGACGTACATAAGGGTGAGTTTTTGGGTATCTTAGGTCGTAACGGAAGTGGTAAGAGTACACTGCTTAAAGTTCTTTCTGGTATCTATACGCCCGATGAAGGTCACGTAGACATTAATGGCAAGCTAACGCCATTTATTGAGCTTGGTGTTGGTTTTAACCCTGAACTTTCTGGTAGAGACAATGTTTTTCTTAATGGTGCGCTACTTGGATTCTCTCGCTCAGAAGTTGCAAAGATATACGACGAGATTGTTGCGTTTGCTGAACTTGAGCGGTTCATGGATCAAAAACTTAAGAACTATTCGTCGGGCATGCAAGTACGCCTTGCGTTTTCAATTGCGATTCAGGCAAATACAGATATTCTTGTTCTTGATGAGGTCTTAGCAGTGGGAGATGAGGCGTTCCAACGAAAATGTTATGACTACTTTAACGAACTTAAGCAAAAAGGCAAAACAGTCGTGCTTGTTACTCACGATATGAGTGCTGTGCAGCGTTTTTGCACCCGCGCGATTGTTTTAAATAAGGGTAAAGTCATTTTTGACGGTGACACAGAGCCTGCAACTGATGTGTATAGGGGTCTGAATTTCGAAAGTACTGATGACTCTTCTAAAAAGAATAATCGGCGGCGTCAGCACTCAAGTAAAAATATAGCAAAATCAAGTACGATTACCGATTTAAAGATAACTGATTTAGAGGGCACAGAAAAGGCGCTATTTAAACCAGCCGAAGCATTCATTGTAGAAAGTTCTATTACGTTTAAAGAAAATATAGAAAAGCCATCTATTCTCCTGACATTCAATAACCCGGGCGGGATGATCTTATCCGCACTTGATACAAACCTTATGGAACGAAAACTCAAACCTGTAAAAGCGGGACAAACAATTACGATAAAATGGAAGCTAGATGGTATATATAACGACGGAAAGTATCTCGTATCGGTAACCGTTACGGATGAGTCGGACCAGAGTGTATCCAGTAGGATGGACGAAGGTTGTGAGTTTAATGTCATTGGGTGGGACATGCCAAATGTGCTTCTTCATCCTAAGATAAACTACTCCATCGACATTACGTAG
- a CDS encoding DUF2142 domain-containing protein, with protein sequence MDAKQMIRRIRSALSRWIIKPEKVYLIIALVGVIGFALITPPFQGPDEEAHYVRTQYIAHGYLIPLDVNGTSAALPDSIMVVAKKTFYRDDLRGKTADKYEIDRTKDALKEPLDNGKTYQPVMVSYSPLPYLPAAIGVFFANLLNANPLVSLYIARLLLAITSVVITFYAIKLIPHKKYLLVAIGLTPMLLFQQAVVTADGVSYALLVLFIAYILYLRQAGTLVRNQWFILSIMSVGIVLAKPLVFLFLPCILLLARKPDIKKVIAIFALCAVVLAGWLMMTNPKVDVTTVSSLPNGANSHQQLDMLLSHPTRIFRVGWNTYMTSYGDDQERGVIGIFGAADVYYPLWMAAGYIIVLGVLCATDIEDKKIKATPGIWKLLVAVLCVGYFIATNLALYLGYTPVNFDIVYGVQGRYFLPILIVALIALGSRGVRIRSSDATQLRQWVVIWMAILVFLALFITYQRYYLYTP encoded by the coding sequence ATGGACGCAAAGCAAATGATACGTCGTATTAGATCCGCTCTGTCTCGCTGGATCATTAAACCTGAGAAGGTATATCTTATTATTGCACTAGTAGGTGTCATTGGATTTGCGCTTATTACACCTCCATTTCAAGGGCCTGACGAAGAAGCTCACTATGTTAGAACTCAATATATTGCGCATGGTTACCTTATACCGCTAGATGTTAACGGCACTTCGGCTGCTTTGCCAGATTCTATTATGGTGGTGGCCAAAAAAACGTTTTATCGCGATGATCTACGTGGTAAAACAGCGGATAAATACGAAATCGATCGAACGAAAGATGCACTAAAAGAGCCTCTTGATAACGGTAAGACATATCAGCCCGTGATGGTCTCTTATAGTCCCCTCCCATATCTTCCTGCGGCCATCGGGGTCTTCTTTGCTAATTTACTAAATGCCAATCCTCTCGTTTCTTTATATATCGCACGATTATTACTAGCTATTACGTCTGTTGTCATCACCTTTTATGCGATTAAACTGATACCGCATAAAAAATACTTACTGGTCGCGATTGGTCTTACCCCTATGCTGCTGTTTCAGCAGGCAGTCGTTACGGCTGATGGGGTGTCTTATGCGCTGCTTGTCCTGTTTATTGCGTATATATTGTACCTTCGGCAGGCAGGGACCTTAGTCAGAAATCAATGGTTTATCCTATCTATAATGTCAGTGGGTATTGTACTGGCTAAACCTCTTGTATTTTTGTTTTTGCCGTGTATTTTACTGCTTGCAAGAAAACCAGATATCAAAAAGGTTATAGCGATATTTGCTCTTTGCGCGGTAGTGCTAGCTGGCTGGCTGATGATGACGAACCCAAAAGTGGATGTTACAACGGTCTCTAGTCTTCCAAATGGCGCAAATAGCCATCAGCAGCTCGATATGCTACTGTCACATCCAACTCGAATCTTTAGAGTAGGATGGAACACATACATGACATCTTATGGTGATGATCAAGAAAGGGGCGTGATTGGGATTTTTGGTGCAGCGGATGTCTACTACCCCTTATGGATGGCTGCTGGCTATATTATTGTGCTTGGTGTGCTATGCGCAACTGATATTGAAGACAAAAAGATAAAAGCCACACCGGGTATATGGAAGCTCCTTGTTGCCGTACTATGTGTAGGGTATTTTATTGCAACAAACCTCGCACTCTATTTGGGATATACTCCTGTCAATTTTGATATTGTATATGGAGTACAGGGAAGATATTTCTTGCCAATTCTTATTGTTGCGCTAATAGCACTGGGTTCGCGCGGTGTTCGCATTCGGTCATCTGATGCTACTCAGCTTCGTCAGTGGGTTGTCATATGGATGGCTATATTGGTGTTCTTGGCCCTATTTATAACCTATCAGCGATATTATCTCTATACTCCATGA
- a CDS encoding NAD-dependent epimerase/dehydratase family protein, protein MANVLVLGANGFIGSHLVDSLVAGGHTVRAFDRFSSRKPQFKSSDQIEVVAGDYLNLDDIKKSLDDIEYVFHFISTTTPVSAENDPSIDINTNIRMSVELFKLCAAANIKKVIFASTGGSIYGDTGATSYKETEVPYPVSPYAIGKLTIEHYLRYFRVKHQLDSICLRISNPYGERQPFHRKQGVIPIFLECMARNQPITVFGDGSMVRDYIYVRDLTDTIAAIFQKKTMHDTYNMGSGVGTDVNQLVDVACRVSGKFPKIDRKETPSTFVRKVVLDTTRFKEEFGQPVAATSLEDGMRKTYDYITQEISKE, encoded by the coding sequence GTGGCTAATGTTTTAGTTCTTGGTGCAAATGGCTTTATTGGGAGTCATCTTGTCGACTCTCTTGTTGCTGGTGGACATACCGTTCGTGCATTCGATAGATTTAGCTCACGTAAGCCGCAGTTTAAGTCATCGGACCAAATTGAGGTTGTTGCGGGCGACTACCTTAACCTCGATGATATAAAAAAATCGCTCGATGATATCGAATATGTCTTTCATTTTATTTCGACAACAACACCCGTATCAGCCGAGAATGACCCATCAATTGATATCAACACGAATATACGTATGAGCGTTGAGCTTTTTAAGTTGTGTGCAGCGGCGAATATTAAAAAAGTTATCTTTGCCTCCACGGGCGGTTCAATTTATGGTGATACCGGAGCGACGTCCTATAAGGAAACAGAAGTGCCCTACCCAGTCTCACCGTATGCCATTGGTAAGCTGACGATTGAACATTATTTACGATATTTTCGAGTTAAACACCAGCTTGACTCGATATGTTTGCGTATCTCGAATCCTTATGGAGAACGGCAGCCATTTCATCGTAAGCAGGGTGTCATACCGATATTTTTAGAGTGTATGGCTCGTAATCAGCCTATTACTGTTTTTGGAGATGGTAGTATGGTAAGGGACTATATTTATGTACGAGATCTTACCGACACGATTGCTGCGATTTTTCAGAAAAAAACAATGCATGATACATACAATATGGGATCTGGCGTTGGTACAGATGTGAATCAGTTAGTAGATGTGGCATGCCGAGTGTCAGGAAAATTTCCCAAAATTGACCGTAAAGAGACGCCAAGTACATTTGTTAGAAAAGTTGTTTTAGACACAACTAGATTTAAAGAAGAATTTGGCCAACCCGTAGCTGCAACATCGCTTGAGGATGGAATGCGTAAGACTTATGACTATATAACTCAAGAAATTAGCAAGGAATAA
- a CDS encoding ABC transporter permease → MNRILSKKNRVLLAELVRTDFKLRYQGSVLGYAWSLLKPLLLFVILYIVFVYFLKIGKDVPHYPVYLLLGIVLWNFFNETTSQSLGSIVGRGDLIRKIRIPRWVIVFSSSISALINLFLNLIVVGIFMVINQVPLTPTILLLPFNIIEIYLFALGVSLFLSAAYVKFRDVSYIWEVVLQAGFYATPIIYPLSMITSVFVQKLLLLSPIAQAVQDARYNTVTHQALTSGILYHSFVYVVLPMVVVAVTLVGGIAYFRKESKYFAENI, encoded by the coding sequence ATGAACAGAATACTTTCTAAGAAAAATAGAGTTCTGCTTGCCGAACTCGTTCGTACAGACTTTAAACTAAGGTATCAAGGATCAGTTCTAGGATACGCTTGGTCTCTTTTGAAGCCATTATTACTCTTCGTAATTCTTTATATTGTCTTCGTTTACTTCCTTAAGATTGGTAAAGATGTTCCACACTACCCGGTCTACCTTTTACTCGGTATCGTTCTATGGAACTTTTTTAACGAAACAACTTCGCAAAGTCTTGGTTCAATTGTAGGTAGGGGCGATCTTATCCGGAAAATTCGCATACCTCGCTGGGTAATTGTTTTTTCTAGTAGCATTTCTGCTCTTATCAATCTATTCCTAAACCTTATTGTGGTTGGTATATTCATGGTAATTAATCAGGTGCCGCTAACTCCAACAATTCTTCTGCTTCCGTTTAATATTATTGAAATATATTTGTTTGCATTAGGAGTCTCTCTATTTCTCTCTGCTGCATATGTAAAATTTAGAGACGTTAGTTATATCTGGGAGGTGGTACTCCAAGCAGGGTTTTATGCAACGCCAATTATTTATCCTCTCAGCATGATCACTTCTGTTTTTGTACAGAAGCTATTACTTCTAAGTCCAATCGCACAGGCAGTGCAGGATGCACGGTATAACACAGTCACTCACCAAGCCTTAACATCCGGTATCTTATACCACTCATTCGTTTATGTTGTGCTTCCTATGGTTGTTGTTGCAGTGACGCTTGTTGGAGGAATTGCGTACTTTAGGAAAGAGTCCAAGTACTTTGCGGAGAATATTTAA
- a CDS encoding glycosyltransferase family 2 protein, translating into MTGRKKISILIPAYNEQGALRHLYERLNKLAGETKDYDFEFLFVNDGSRDRTLEIIKTYAETDPRIAYVNLSRNFGKEIAMIAGLDHVTGDATVIIDADLQDPPELIPTMIKFWEEGYDDVYARRNSRKGETWLKKSTSSAFYKVLQRSTRIPIQQDTGDFRLLDRRCVEAIKQIRESQRFTKGMFSWIGYKKKEITYERDPRIAGETKWNYFSLVNLAIEGIVSFTTSPLRISTYVGLIVSLWAFLYVIYLVIRTLIYGSDLAGYPSMMAVILFIGGVQLLSLGIIGEYIGRIFNETKQRPLYFVEEYHTGKPSHDKK; encoded by the coding sequence ATGACTGGACGTAAAAAAATCAGCATCCTTATCCCCGCCTACAACGAACAAGGCGCTTTACGGCATCTTTATGAACGGCTCAATAAGCTTGCGGGCGAAACAAAAGATTATGACTTTGAATTTTTATTTGTAAACGACGGCAGCCGCGACCGTACGCTTGAAATTATAAAAACCTACGCCGAAACCGACCCGCGAATCGCCTATGTAAATTTATCCCGTAACTTTGGAAAAGAGATCGCCATGATCGCCGGCCTCGACCACGTAACGGGTGATGCAACCGTTATTATCGATGCCGACCTGCAAGACCCGCCAGAGCTCATCCCTACCATGATTAAGTTTTGGGAGGAAGGCTACGATGATGTCTACGCGAGGCGAAATAGCCGTAAAGGGGAGACGTGGCTTAAAAAATCTACCTCATCCGCTTTTTATAAGGTACTTCAGCGGTCAACGCGCATTCCTATCCAACAAGATACGGGTGACTTTCGTTTGCTTGATCGCCGCTGCGTAGAGGCTATTAAACAAATCCGTGAGAGTCAGCGCTTTACCAAGGGTATGTTTAGCTGGATTGGTTACAAAAAGAAGGAAATTACGTACGAACGCGACCCTCGTATTGCCGGCGAAACCAAGTGGAATTACTTTTCCCTCGTTAACCTCGCCATTGAAGGAATTGTATCTTTTACAACATCACCATTACGAATTTCTACCTATGTAGGGCTTATTGTATCGCTATGGGCTTTTCTCTATGTTATCTACCTGGTTATTCGCACCCTCATTTATGGCAGTGACCTTGCCGGTTACCCTTCTATGATGGCGGTCATCCTCTTTATCGGTGGCGTTCAGTTACTTTCGCTTGGTATTATCGGCGAATACATCGGTCGTATTTTTAACGAGACCAAGCAGCGTCCTCTTTATTTTGTAGAGGAATATCACACCGGTAAACCTTCACATGATAAAAAATAA
- a CDS encoding succinate--CoA ligase subunit beta, with protein MKLLEYEAKNILKTASLPIPKSIVISLDSDVSSISTPIILKSQVPVGGRGKAGGVQIVHNDDRLQQVFNMLFDLEIKGYKPSKILGEEVLNIKNEHYLSLLIDRENACLRLMAHTNGGVEVESHNSEEFFSRAIDGETISSCSADLAAYLGYVTDLIEPFIRKLYNAFIKNDATLLEVNPLVYTDKNALVCGDCKMELDDAAAFRHPEWDFTDKPHDANFVVLDPNGTVATIANGAGLDMATVDAVAVRGLTPANFLDIGGGANTESVLRAFQKIVEFPAVQAIVINIFAGITRCDEVAKAIIAAKKQIPNLPPLFIRLAGTNFEEAVALLSTENIPTLATLEDCLEAASQEVNNE; from the coding sequence ATGAAACTTCTCGAATACGAAGCAAAAAACATCCTCAAAACAGCCAGTTTGCCCATTCCAAAAAGCATCGTCATCTCCTTAGATTCGGATGTCTCTTCTATTTCTACGCCTATCATCTTAAAGTCCCAAGTCCCCGTAGGCGGAAGAGGCAAAGCAGGCGGTGTGCAGATTGTGCATAATGACGATAGGCTGCAGCAGGTTTTCAACATGTTATTTGACCTTGAAATTAAAGGGTATAAACCGTCGAAAATATTAGGCGAAGAAGTGTTAAACATAAAGAACGAACATTACCTTTCGTTGCTGATTGACCGCGAAAATGCTTGCTTGCGGCTCATGGCGCATACAAACGGCGGTGTTGAAGTTGAATCTCATAACTCAGAGGAATTCTTTTCTCGTGCTATCGATGGCGAAACGATTTCATCCTGTAGTGCAGATCTCGCCGCGTACCTTGGATATGTGACCGATCTTATTGAACCGTTTATTCGTAAGCTATATAATGCATTCATTAAAAACGATGCAACACTTTTAGAGGTCAATCCCCTTGTTTATACCGATAAAAATGCTCTCGTCTGCGGCGATTGTAAGATGGAGCTTGACGATGCCGCCGCATTTCGTCACCCGGAGTGGGACTTTACAGATAAGCCTCACGATGCCAACTTTGTCGTTCTCGATCCTAATGGAACAGTCGCAACTATTGCAAACGGCGCCGGGCTCGACATGGCAACCGTGGATGCTGTTGCTGTGCGCGGTCTTACACCCGCAAACTTTTTAGATATTGGCGGTGGCGCAAACACCGAGAGTGTTTTACGTGCATTTCAAAAAATCGTCGAATTTCCTGCTGTTCAGGCAATCGTCATTAATATTTTTGCCGGCATTACTCGCTGCGACGAAGTGGCAAAGGCAATCATCGCCGCAAAAAAACAAATTCCGAACCTGCCTCCGCTTTTTATACGTCTTGCGGGTACTAATTTTGAAGAAGCAGTTGCGCTTCTTTCTACTGAAAATATCCCCACCCTCGCCACACTCGAGGACTGTCTTGAGGCTGCGAGCCAAGAGGTAAATAATGAATAA
- the sucD gene encoding succinate--CoA ligase subunit alpha has translation MNNSLLTPKNVIVQGITGTHGAFHTAAMRAAGTNIIAGTSPNKAGETIGGIPVYATIADIQKDMTIDASVVFVPAPFAKSALLEAVEAHIPLIVCITEGVPVHDMLVVKKAANKAGVRIIGPNCPGILLPGTTKLGIIPASMGLPGSIGVVSRSGTLTYEAAAGLSKRGLGQKYIIGIGGDRIRGMGFIECLELFQSDPDVTSIVLIGEIGGTDEQRAAEYIKQHVTKPVYGYIAGHEAPLGVQLGHAGAILGGENESAAAKTLALKNAGATTFTSIVELIQAVK, from the coding sequence ATGAATAATTCCCTACTCACCCCAAAAAACGTTATCGTGCAGGGTATAACTGGTACGCACGGCGCTTTCCATACTGCTGCAATGCGCGCCGCAGGTACGAATATAATTGCCGGAACATCCCCAAATAAAGCAGGTGAGACTATTGGCGGCATACCAGTCTACGCAACCATCGCCGATATTCAAAAAGACATGACGATCGATGCGAGCGTAGTGTTTGTGCCCGCGCCTTTTGCAAAAAGCGCTTTGCTTGAAGCCGTAGAAGCTCATATACCTCTTATAGTTTGTATTACCGAGGGCGTTCCCGTTCACGATATGCTTGTCGTTAAAAAGGCGGCCAACAAGGCTGGTGTAAGGATTATCGGACCAAATTGTCCAGGAATTTTATTACCTGGCACCACAAAACTTGGCATTATCCCCGCCTCTATGGGACTGCCAGGTTCAATCGGCGTTGTTAGTCGTTCCGGTACACTTACCTACGAGGCTGCCGCTGGCTTAAGTAAGCGGGGATTGGGTCAAAAATATATTATAGGTATTGGCGGCGACCGCATACGCGGCATGGGTTTTATTGAATGCCTAGAGCTATTCCAGAGTGATCCCGACGTGACATCTATTGTACTGATTGGTGAAATTGGTGGAACCGACGAACAACGTGCCGCCGAATACATCAAACAACACGTCACCAAACCCGTTTATGGATACATTGCCGGCCATGAGGCGCCGCTCGGTGTACAACTAGGACATGCTGGCGCCATTTTAGGCGGCGAAAACGAGTCAGCTGCAGCCAAAACCTTAGCACTTAAAAACGCTGGCGCGACTACATTTACAAGCATTGTCGAACTCATTCAGGCAGTTAAATAA
- a CDS encoding glycosyltransferase family 2 protein: MKDTKIKATIFIPTWQAEPYLNDLLRSVFRQKVDFEYEVLIFDTSSTDKTPQIIEKYKKKHKNLRTKTITKAEFGHGKTRNEAAHEAKGEFVVYLSHDAIPSHDSWLHEMIAPFAINPKIVGVTGKQIPRPKCVPLQKYEIRTAFRNLGPDFGTTIFYKDNFMKNPIYKDSVTFYSDVNSAARRSYLVDELPYRDVPYSEDQLFGRDVIEAGLYKVYAARASVLHSNDLTLREYKHRMFDEIIGLRKIGTKVTKPSIKHIIKVTILGVIKDAVRTIYDGEYSLKRKIYWLLVNPLYHIEKWRGVRLAVKVELSDDAMFGKHSLEEMRAKISK, from the coding sequence GTGAAAGATACTAAGATAAAAGCAACAATATTTATTCCTACCTGGCAAGCAGAGCCGTATTTGAACGATCTTCTACGGAGTGTGTTTCGTCAAAAGGTGGATTTTGAATACGAGGTGCTTATTTTTGATACCTCATCAACAGATAAAACTCCTCAAATCATCGAAAAATACAAAAAGAAACATAAGAATCTTCGTACAAAAACAATCACCAAAGCAGAGTTTGGTCATGGCAAGACTCGAAACGAAGCCGCGCATGAGGCTAAAGGTGAGTTTGTTGTCTATCTCAGCCATGACGCAATTCCATCGCACGACTCCTGGCTGCACGAGATGATTGCGCCATTCGCAATTAATCCTAAAATTGTGGGTGTAACAGGTAAGCAAATTCCTCGTCCGAAGTGTGTTCCATTGCAAAAATATGAGATCCGGACTGCGTTTCGCAATCTTGGCCCAGATTTTGGAACAACTATTTTCTATAAAGACAACTTTATGAAAAACCCAATTTACAAGGATTCTGTGACTTTTTATTCGGATGTAAACTCCGCAGCGCGACGATCGTATCTTGTTGATGAGTTACCATATCGAGATGTGCCATACTCCGAGGACCAGCTGTTTGGAAGAGATGTGATCGAAGCGGGTCTCTATAAAGTTTACGCCGCAAGAGCAAGTGTTCTTCACTCTAACGACCTTACGCTGAGAGAGTATAAACACCGTATGTTTGATGAAATCATAGGTCTGCGTAAAATTGGCACAAAAGTTACCAAACCATCCATCAAACACATCATCAAAGTGACGATACTCGGTGTCATAAAGGACGCTGTACGCACGATATACGATGGCGAGTATTCACTTAAACGAAAAATATACTGGTTGCTTGTAAACCCGTTATACCATATCGAGAAATGGCGCGGTGTACGACTCGCTGTTAAAGTTGAACTTTCTGACGATGCTATGTTTGGTAAACACTCTCTAGAAGAAATGCGTGCCAAAATAAGCAAGTAA
- a CDS encoding glycosyltransferase family 2 protein yields MNNKSIERIAVVVLNYKAPNDTVACVESLLKQSLSNFMIVLVENGSQDNSADVLETLKKKHSSRVTLLLNKKNLGFTGGVNAGISWSRDNNYDYVALLNNDALADPKWLETLLLRARSDKSLGIVTSLLLHADGKTIDSTGEQYSIWGLSFPRGRGKKAMTAPEGGLVFGATGGASLYRTALFDDIGIFDNAFFAYYEDVDLSFRAQLRGWKVYYEPKATAYHKQGATSSKMPGFTVYQTFKNLPIVYTKNVPRPLLISVGIRFWFAYIIILLNAIKNGNAQPALKGFFKGIVLFWSHAIPARFAIQSRKTAKTTYIKELLWPDLPPDQKGLRALRKFFTGK; encoded by the coding sequence ATGAATAATAAGTCGATAGAACGCATTGCCGTCGTAGTATTGAATTACAAAGCACCAAACGATACCGTAGCGTGTGTTGAATCCTTACTAAAACAATCGTTGTCAAATTTTATGATTGTCCTAGTTGAAAATGGATCTCAAGACAATTCTGCCGATGTCTTAGAGACACTTAAGAAGAAGCACTCTTCTAGAGTTACTCTCCTACTTAATAAAAAAAATCTTGGGTTTACTGGCGGCGTTAACGCCGGTATTTCATGGTCACGAGACAATAATTATGACTATGTGGCGTTACTTAATAATGACGCTCTAGCAGATCCTAAATGGCTCGAGACCCTCTTACTGCGAGCCCGTAGCGATAAAAGTCTCGGCATCGTCACTAGTCTCTTACTCCATGCTGATGGTAAAACAATCGACAGCACCGGAGAACAATATAGTATATGGGGCCTCTCATTTCCTCGTGGCCGTGGTAAAAAAGCAATGACCGCACCGGAGGGTGGGTTAGTATTCGGAGCAACAGGAGGGGCAAGTTTATACCGTACAGCTTTGTTTGATGATATTGGAATATTCGACAATGCCTTCTTTGCATATTACGAAGATGTAGACTTAAGTTTTCGTGCACAATTACGCGGTTGGAAAGTATATTATGAGCCTAAAGCTACTGCCTATCATAAGCAAGGGGCAACGAGCAGCAAAATGCCAGGTTTCACCGTTTACCAAACGTTCAAAAATCTACCTATTGTATATACAAAAAATGTTCCTCGCCCTCTTCTTATCTCTGTGGGGATTCGCTTTTGGTTTGCGTATATAATCATACTGTTAAATGCTATTAAGAATGGTAACGCTCAACCAGCTCTAAAAGGTTTTTTTAAGGGAATTGTATTATTTTGGAGCCATGCTATTCCTGCAAGATTTGCAATCCAATCTCGAAAGACAGCAAAGACTACTTACATAAAAGAGTTACTTTGGCCCGATTTGCCACCAGACCAAAAAGGACTTCGAGCACTTCGTAAGTTCTTTACAGGTAAATAA
- a CDS encoding GtrA family protein: protein MIKNKEEKARFVAVGGANTVIDFGLLFLLKSLGLPTITANIISTTTAFCFSFFANKKYTFKTTDTNVKREVLLFVVVTLFGLWVLQTIVIKMVLTFIGTYLSADLALLVAKLCATVVSLVWNYLLYSRVVFKPAVTNNK, encoded by the coding sequence ATGATAAAAAATAAAGAAGAAAAAGCTCGGTTTGTTGCTGTTGGCGGCGCCAACACGGTTATCGATTTTGGCTTGCTGTTTTTATTGAAAAGCCTTGGCCTGCCTACTATTACCGCAAATATCATCTCTACCACCACAGCGTTTTGTTTTAGTTTTTTTGCCAACAAAAAATACACCTTTAAAACGACAGACACGAATGTAAAAAGAGAAGTTCTGTTATTTGTTGTTGTAACCTTATTTGGCTTATGGGTACTCCAAACAATCGTCATTAAAATGGTACTCACCTTTATTGGCACCTATCTATCGGCTGATCTCGCTTTACTGGTAGCTAAGCTTTGCGCAACAGTCGTGTCGCTTGTATGGAACTACCTCCTTTACTCACGCGTCGTATTCAAGCCTGCCGTTACTAATAATAAATAG
- a CDS encoding NAD(P)-dependent oxidoreductase, which yields MNKRSGERIFITGSNGQLGKALREKYPDATAASREDLDISDEEQVLGVDWSQYDTIINAAAYVNADNAETEEGRELTWKANAIGPRHLAKAALKHGLHLIHFSSEYVFDGAKQDHKEDEPFTPLSVYGQAKAAGDLAVSLVPNHHIFRTSWVVGDGHNFVRTMKRLADMRVDPRVVNDQYGRLTFVSELVRATDHVLSNDVPSGTYNLSNSGDIKSWAEIAADTFKHAGHDPKRVKHISTDEYKADKDPFAPRPQFSDMDLSKIQATGFESQDYAPLLETYIQNLGIAE from the coding sequence ATGAACAAGCGGAGCGGTGAACGAATATTTATTACAGGCAGTAATGGACAACTTGGAAAAGCTTTAAGAGAGAAGTATCCAGATGCTACGGCAGCTAGCCGAGAAGATTTAGACATTTCGGATGAAGAACAAGTGTTAGGAGTCGACTGGTCGCAGTACGACACGATCATTAACGCTGCGGCGTATGTTAATGCCGACAACGCTGAAACAGAAGAAGGGCGTGAGCTTACGTGGAAGGCAAACGCTATTGGTCCGCGCCATCTAGCAAAGGCCGCTTTAAAACACGGACTCCATCTTATACACTTCTCATCTGAATATGTTTTTGATGGAGCTAAACAAGATCATAAAGAAGACGAACCATTTACACCGCTTTCTGTCTACGGACAAGCAAAAGCGGCTGGGGATTTGGCTGTAAGTTTAGTTCCAAACCATCATATTTTTCGCACCTCGTGGGTTGTAGGCGACGGCCATAATTTTGTACGCACTATGAAGCGTCTCGCGGATATGCGCGTTGATCCGCGGGTTGTGAATGACCAGTATGGTCGCTTAACATTTGTTTCGGAGCTTGTAAGGGCGACGGACCATGTTCTATCTAATGATGTTCCAAGCGGCACGTACAACCTATCAAATAGCGGTGATATAAAATCTTGGGCAGAAATAGCGGCCGATACGTTTAAGCATGCCGGTCACGATCCAAAACGCGTAAAACACATATCTACGGACGAATATAAAGCTGATAAAGACCCATTTGCTCCCCGACCTCAATTTAGTGATATGGATCTTTCTAAGATACAAGCGACTGGTTTTGAAAGCCAAGACTATGCGCCGCTGCTTGAAACATACATACAAAACTTGGGTATCGCTGAGTAG